One genomic region from Equus asinus isolate D_3611 breed Donkey chromosome 8, EquAss-T2T_v2, whole genome shotgun sequence encodes:
- the ZNF318 gene encoding zinc finger protein 318 isoform X2: protein MGGDHPSFTSGTRNYRQRRRSPSPRFLDPEFRELDLARRKREEEEERSRSMSQELVGVDGGGTSCPIPGLSGVLTASEPGYSLHRPEEVSVMPKKSILKKRIEVDMEPSMQLESFSGSTGSSQDHSLYSGHPSLPLSGAIAAFASEIENNKGTMVETTLKEPQGNLYQWGPLPGIPKDNSPLREKFGSFLSHKEKLDMKAEGPERHTDFLLPHERASQDGSGFSRILSMLADSTSTQEKRRRSFPDIEDEEKFLYGDEEEDLKADSPPKPLGGSENEVMRQKASSLPSSAPAVKLESIEETNPEYAKIHDLLKTIGLDIGVAEISKLAARTQERLHGKKPSRSSADRRSSVDRHFSADRSSSVERRFSADRRSSDPHRLESREAHHSNTHSPEVSHPHPVSPVDPYLLTKNSPPFLKSDHPVGHIAGPEVVGSGFQSSVAVRCMLPSAPSAPIRLPHPASLSQFHMPRTSQFAAARIPPNYQGSAIPSASFDAYRHYMAYAASRWPMYPTSQPANHPLPEPHRVMPVSKQATRSRPNLRVIPTVTPDEPKQDESVLGSIPTAQVPVQVSIPSLIRYNPEKISDEKNRASQKQKVIEEMEKLKSDREARQKKMYYLRTELERLHKQQGEMLRKKRREKDGHKDPLLVEVSRLQDNIVKDMAELRQEAEEAEKKQSELDKVAQILGINVLDKSQKSSNDSKEATEKPGKAEKSKSPEKVSSSSNSSSNSKESKINNENSRTKSPKPAESPQPAVKQSDQPIAAYEYYDAGNHWCKDCNTICGTMFDFFTHMHNKKHTQTLDPYNRPWASKTQSEAKQEALKRTDKITVPAKGSEFLIPITGYYCQLCEEFLGDPISGEQHVKGHQHNEKYKKYVVENPLYEERRNLDRQAGLAVVLETERRRQSELKRKLSEKPKEEKKEKKTKIMKEVKEDDRASEELEDQLSEGGNSPEKAENKRKASIKLQLKEEVKKESPASSSFGKFSWKKPEKEEEKSSVAPSIPKEEIVESSKDKEDGRAEAGKAKPIKIKLSGKTVVAHTSPWMPVVTTSTQTKIRPNLPIPSTVLRKSGSATVSKPAPLNTFLSIKSSGTTAKPLPVVKESSADLLLPPDIISKAFGGEEVILKGSPEEKMVLTEKNEPSHIPEQMLPPPPPPPPPPPPPPPVIPHPAAPSPGQANAILTPVKSNLTVAHALSPGFLGPNILNPVLPVAIMASAQPAAIPSDETAPGVSESDRDQTLFSVLVRPPPPLSSVFSEQAKKLEKRNSCLATANAKDLYDIFYSSGGKGAPETKLSGGPLANGENSNLSRVESSDTSSTLNSSASQEELPPDRSLVSAPLVSNPEKPIAKPLVSLGKWSVVEHIDSKSRGSSYGFLQPLTRLCQSRPYEAVTPKTDTLAVWTSSSFQSDANRDMSSEGKIELDLGEPGPPGREPEPPGVEPAPQLSDIHCHTMESQKLVETHVIETGDQVEESQEYHQSKDCGESDIETNTELKERGAQLSERMIGEGTGINVGPSSREDSNFNHGSRYMWEGEVEQPKLQMTDKTAEQSKKLMTGSDTQSKVVIELSAPALSSTKAKIGSLPAEVTSLCQNPQDTPVKVSASELLLQSPARSDMCLKDSTQEQGVSTGSEEWLENSAPESASRTSRYRSLKLKRERSKDFHGKMICELAIWDENEKKPETCETPEKTEAEALEPRDVHPELTVTIESKALEDFEVTNLKVEELAALGTLGDMGIDFSNTRVDPARRSPTALSQKVCEENSLSPIGCNSSTLTDFEPVTSFSEFPLESPKTLVLNFGAEGEQNSSNPRSGRVTPNILKSGLPIENVDLGLGTLEGTHQALDLLAGGMMPEEVEETSLEKQDSLRSESETINPAGLGPSHSLPDLVDFVTRTSGVQKEKLCSPLPEPGDPPGCSSLEMGPLQLEIPNASTTEVVIPQVDEDTDNPLNLVKSLASGSPTREQVNGGNVVPQEISAQEAAVDAIQDHTGSSVRD from the exons ATGGGAGGTGATCACCCAAGTTTTACATCAGGTACCCGAAACTATCGACAGCGTAGACGGAGCCCAAGCCCTAGGTTTCTAGACCCTGAGTTTCGAGAACTGGACCTTGCCAGGCGAAAacgagaggaagaagaggagcgAAGTAGGAGTATGAGTCAGGAGCTAGTGGGAGTTGATGGTGGTGGCACTAGCTGTCCCATCCCCGGATTGTCAGGTGTCCTAACAGCATCGGAGCCAGGATATTCCTTACATCGGCCTGAGGAAGTATCTGTGATGCCCAAGAAGTCAATTCTGAAGAAGCGGATTGAGGTAGACATGGAGCCTTCCATGCAG CTTGAAAGTTTTTCTGGCAGTACCGGCTCCAGCCAGGATCACTCTCTCTACTCTGGACACCCATCTCTTCCACTAAGTGGTGCTATTGCTGCTTTTGCCTCAGAGATTGAAAACAACAAGGGGACTATGGTAGAGACTACCCTGAAGGAACCTCAGGGCAACCTCTACCAATGGGGTCCCCTCCCTGGGATACCCAAAGACAACAGTCCTCTCAGAGAGAAGTTTGGAAGTTTTCTGTCCCACAAGGAGAAATTAGATATGAAGGCTGAAGGACCTGAGCGACACACAGACTTCTTGCTGCCCCATGAGAGAGCTAGCCAGGATGGCAGTGGTTTTTCCCGCATTCTGAGCATGTTGGCAGATTCTACCAGTACACAGGAGAAAAGGCGACGTAGCTTCCCTGACattgaggatgaggagaaatttCTCTATGGGGACGAAGAAGAGGATTTAAAGGCAGACTCTCCACCAAAGCCTCTTGGGGGCTCTGAGAATGAAGTTATGAGGCAGAAGGCAAGCTCCCTGCCCTCTTCAGCCCCAGCCGTAAAGCTAGAATCAATAGAAGAGACCAATCCGGAATATGCCAAGATTCATGACTTGCTCAAGACCATAGGGCTGGATATTGGTGTGGCAGAGATTAGTAAACTGGCTGCTCGCACCCAGGAACGACTTCATGGCAAGAAACCATCACGTTCCTCTGCTGACCGCCGTTCCTCAGTTGACCGGCACTTTTCAGCAGACCGCTCTTCCTCAGTTGAACGCCGTTTCTCAGCTGATCGGCGCTCCTCAGATCCTCATAGACTGGAGAGCAGGGAGGCACACCATAGCAATACCCACTCCCCAGAGGTGTCCCATCCACACCCAGTCTCCCCTGTGGATCCTTACCTGCTCACAAAAAATAGCCCCCCATTCCTAAAATCTGACCATCCAGTGGGTCATATTGCAGGACCAGAGGTGGTTGGCAGTGGGTTTCAGTCATCTGTTGCAGTCAGGTGCATGTTGCCATCAGCCCCATCTGCCCCAATTAGACTTCCACACCCTGCTTCTTTATCTCAGTTTCATATGCCAAGGACCTCTCAGTTTGCTGCAGCTCGGATACCTCCAAATTACCAGGGATCTGCCATACCCTCTGCTTCCTTTGATGCCTATAGGCACTACATGGCATATGCAGCCTCAAGGTGGCCCATGTACCCCACCTCTCAACCAGCAAACCACCCTCTGCCTGAACCACACAGAGTAATGCCAGTTAGCAAACAAGCTACTCGTAGCCGTCCCAATCTACGTGTGATCCCCACTGTGACTCCTGATGAGCCCAAGCAGGATGAATCAGTGCTAGGCTCAATTCCTACTGCCCAAGTGCCTGTCCAGGTGTCCATCCCGTCACTTATAAGGTATAATCCGGAGAAGATCTCTGATGAGAAGAACCGtgcttcccagaagcagaag GTTattgaagagatggaaaaactaaAGAGTGACCGAGAAGCTCGCCAGAAGAAGATGTACTATCTCAGGACCGAGTTGGAGCGGCTTCATAAACAACAAG GGGAAATGCTGCGCAAGAAACGAAGGGAGAAGGATGGCCACAAAGACCCACTCCTGGTGGAGGTGAGTCGGCTTCAGGATAACATTGTGAAGGACATGGCAGAACTTCGACAAGaagcagaagaagcagaaaagaagCAATCTGAACTGGACAAAGTCGCTCAGATCTTGGGAATTAACGTTTTAGATAAATCTCAGAAGTCTTCAAATGACAGTAAAGAGGCTACAGAGAAGCCTGGGAAAGCAGAAAAATCTAAGAGCCCAGAAAAAGTGTCATCCTCCTCAAACTCCTCTTCCAACAGCAAG GAATCAAAGATAAACAATGAGAATTCCCGTACTAAAAGCCCCAAGCCTGCCGAGAGCCCCCAGCCAGCTGTTAAGCAATCTGATCAGCCCATTGCTGCCTATGAGTATTATGATGCTGGCAATCACTGGTGCAAGGACTGCAACACCATCTGTGGGACCATGTTTGACTTCTTCACCCATATGCACAATAAGAAACACACACAG ACACTGGATCCCTACAACAGACCTTGGGCTTCAAAGACCCAGAGTGAAGCCAAGCAAGAGGCTTTAAAGCGCACTGACAAGATAACTGTTCCTGCAAAAG gctCTGAGTTTCTGATTCCCATCACTGGATATTACTGCCAGCTCTGTGAGGAATTTTTGGGGGATCCAATTTCTGGAGAGCAACATGTGAAGGGTCACCAGCACAATGAGAAATACAAG AAATATGTGGTTGAAAACCCATTGTATGAGGAGCGGCGGAATCTGGACCGCCAGGCTGGCTTGGCTGTGGTCCTAGAGACAGAACGGCGACGGCAGAGCGAGCTGAAGCGCAAACTTAGTGAGAaaccaaaggaagagaagaaagaaaaaaagacaaagattatgaAAGAAGTAAAGGAGGATGACAGGGCCTCTGAGGAATTAGAGGACCAACTCTCTGAGGGTGGGAACTCCCCTGAAAAggctgaaaataaaaggaaggctAGCATCAAGCTCCAATTAAAAGAAGAGGTAAAGAAAGAATCACCAGCATCTTCCTCTTTTGGGAAGTTCAGCTggaagaagccagaaaaagaggaggagaaaagttCAGTGGCCCCAAGTATTCCCAAGGAAGAGATTGTGGAAAGCAGTAAGGACAAAGAGGATGGCAGAGCTGAAGCTGGGAAGGCAAAGCCCATCAAAATCAAGCTCTCTGGGAAAACTGTGGTTGCACATACTAGCCCATGGATGCCTGTTGTGACAACTTCAACCCAGACCAAGATCCGACCCAACCTGCCTATCCCATCCACAGTACTCCGCAAGTCAGGTTCAGCCACAGTGAGCAAGCCAGCTCCTCTTAACACCTTTCTATCTATCAAGTCCTCTGGAACCACTGCTAAGCCTCTGCCAGTGGTTAAAGAGTCTTCAGCTGATCTCCTCTTGCCTCCCGACATCATCTCCAAAGCATTTGGAGGGGAAGAGGTGATTCTGAAAgggtctccagaggaaaaaatggTGCTGACTGAAAAGAATGAGCCATCCCATATACCTGAACAAAtgctgccccctcctccaccaccccctccaccacctcctccaccacccccagTTATTCCTCATCCAGCTGCCCCATCTCCTGGTCAAGCAAATGCTATCTTGACTCCAGTGAAATCAAACCTGACTGTTGCTCATGCTCTCAGCCCTGGTTTCCTGGGTCCTAACATTTTGAACCCAGTGTTGCCGGTAGCCATCATGGCCTCAGCACAGCCAGCTGCCATTCCTTCTGATGAGACAGCTCCTGGGGTGAGTGAGAGTGACCGGGACCAGACCCTTTTCTCTGTGTTAGTACGTCCACCACCTCCCCTCTCAAGCGTGTTCAGTGAACAagccaaaaaattggaaaagcGAAATTCATGCTTAGCCACAGCCAATGCTAAGGACCTGTATGACATATTCTACAGTAGTGGTGGAAAGGGAGCCCCTGAGACTAAGCTGAGTGGTGGTCCATTGGCCAACGGGGAAAATAGCAACCTCTCTAGAGTCGAAAGTTCAGATACCTCTTCTACTTTGAACAGCAGTGCATCCCAAGAGGAGTTGCCTCCAGATAGAAGTTTGGTCTCTGCTCCTTTAGTCAGCAACCCCGAAAAGCCCATTGCAAAACCTCTGGTGTCTCTAGGGAAGTGGTCAGTTGTAGAACACATAGACTCAAAAAGCAGAGGCAGCAGCTATGGCTTCCTACAGCCTCTGACAAGGTTGTGCCAAAGCAGGCCTTATGAAGCCGTTACCCCAAAGACAGACACTTTGGCTGTATGGACTTCTAGCTCCTTCCAGAGCGATGCTAATAGGGATATGTcttcagaaggaaaaattgagCTTGacctgggagagccagggccacCAGGGAGAGAGCCAGAGCCACCAGGTGTAGAGCCAGCCCCACAGCTGTCAGATATACATTGTCATACCATGGAATCTCAGAAGTTGGTCGAAACTCATGTTATAGAAACTGGTGACCAGGTTGAAGAAAGCCAAGAGTACCACCAATCTAAGGATTGTGGAGAAAGTGACATAGAGACAAACACTGAACTAAAAGAAAGGGGAGCACAGCTCTCTGAGAGGATGATAGGAGAGGGAACAGGTATCAACGTTGGGCCTAGTAGCAGAGAGGATTCTAATTTCAACCATGGGAGCAGATACATGTGGGAGGGAGAAGTAGAACAGCCCAAGTTGCAAATGACGGACAAAACGGCTGAACAGTCTAAGAAATTGATGACAGGAAGTGATACTCAGAGTAAAGTAGTGATCGAATTGAGTGCACCGGCTCTCTCGTCCACAAAGGCAAAAATAGGCTCACTTCCAGCAGAAGTTACATCTTTATGCCAGAACCCACAAGATACACCTGTGAAAGTTTCTGCCTCCGAATTGCTTCTTCAGTCCCCAGCCAGATCAGATATGTGTTTAAAAGATAGTACACAGGAGCAAGGAGTTTCAACTGGTAGTGAAGAGTGGCTAGAAAATTCAGCTCCAGAATCAGCTTCCAGAACTTCTAGGTACAGAAGCCTCAAACTCAAGAGAGAAAGATCAAAAGACTTTCATGGTAAAATGATCTGTGAACTGGCTATTTGGGATGAGAACGAGAAGAAGCCAGAGACCTGTGAGACcccagagaaaacagaagcagaagcCCTGGAGCCAAGAGATGTCCATCCAGAATTAACAGTGACGATAGAAAGCAAAGCCTTAGAAGACTTTGAAGTCACCAACTTAAAAGTAGAAGAGCTGGCTGCCCTGGGGACCCTAGGGGATATGGGTATTGACTTCTCCAATACTCGGGTAGACCCAGCACGTAGATCCCCAACTGCTCTGTCTCAGaaagtatgtgaagaaaattCTCTGTCACCTATAGGATGTAATTCCTCCACTCTCACTGACTTTGAACCAGTCACATCCTTTTCTGAGTTTCCATTAGAGTCTCCCAAAACCCTGGTGCTTAACTTTGGAGCAGAGGGTGAACAAAACTCATCTAATCCCAGAAGTGGGAGAGTCACTCCTAACATTTTGAAAAGTGGACTTCCTATAGAAAATGTTGACCTTGGTTTAGGGACCCTAGAGGGAACACACCAGGCCCTTGACCTGTTAGCAGGAGGAATGATGCCTGAGGAAGTAGAAGAAACTTCATTAGAGAAACAAGATTCACTCAGATCAGAATCGGAAACAATTAACCCTGCAGGCCTTGGGCCATCTCATTCCCTTCCAGACCTTGTTGATTTTGTCACACGGACATCAGGAgttcaaaaagaaaagttatgtTCTCCTCTCCCTGAGCCAGGTGACCCTCCTGGGTGTAGTTCCCTGGAGATGGGACCACTACAGCTGGAAATACCGAATGCATCCACCACAGAGGTAGTAATTCCTCAAGTAGATGAGGACACTGACAACCCTCTGAATTTGGTAAAATCTCTGGCTTCAGGGTCCCCTACAAGGGAGCAGGTCAATGGAGGCAATGTGGTCCCTCAGGAAATATCTGCACAGGAAGCTGCAGTTGATGCTATCCAGGACCACACAGGATCCAGTGTTCGAGACTGA